The window GAGAGGGAGTTCTTGGTCTGCATAAGAATCAGAAGTCTGCGGAAGTTTATGATTTGACAAGTTCCGAGACTCATATCAAAAACGCATTGCTCAGTGATATTGATGTCTATGTGTGCAAAGAAGACCTTGAAAAATTCGGCATACCTGAGGATGCACTTGCTGACGCAAAAGACATGGGAGCTGAGAAAAAAATAAATGTTGCGCCTTTTTCAGAGATACAAAAGATCATCGATGATGCGAGGCACCTTCTTTTGTTTTAAATTTTAAAATATTTGTGTCTGAATAAATTTGTTGGAGGCATTAAAGTGGGAGAATTAAGCAGTAAGACACCTGACCAGATATTGGATGTTCTTGGAAGGGCTTGTCCTTATCCTTTGTTTTTAGCTAAACAAGCTGTCGAGAAGCTGAAAACAGGACAGACACTTAAAGTAATCTGTGATGCGCCTGGGTCTGCGGAAGGTTCTATTCCAAAATGGATCGAGAAAAAAGGATATAAATTCGAATCAGTAAAAAAAGAAGATGAGGGAATTTGGGAGCTTTATATACAGAAGACTTGAATAGAACCGTTTATCCCTCTGCCTTGACTTGATTTAAAATTACTCATTATAATTGCACACAATTTATTGATTGAAATTAAAGGGAGAATAATGACCGAAGAGATTAATGAACTTATAGAACAGAGGATTAAGAAACTCGGAGAACTGAAGGAAATGGGCATTGACCCTTTTGGCAGTGCATTCGAAGTCAAGGATTATGCTGCCAACCTTTTTGCAAAATATGAATCATCTTCAAAAGAGACACTCGAGGCAATTCCTGTCTCATGCACAATAGCAGGAAGGCTTATTACA of the Nitrospiraceae bacterium genome contains:
- a CDS encoding DsrE family protein, producing the protein MADVRVVFLIKTPQYKNEPSKLAITHAISYQTLDIILNDGDTVTPSLCFVGEGVLGLHKNQKSAEVYDLTSSETHIKNALLSDIDVYVCKEDLEKFGIPEDALADAKDMGAEKKINVAPFSEIQKIIDDARHLLLF
- a CDS encoding sulfurtransferase TusA family protein — translated: MGELSSKTPDQILDVLGRACPYPLFLAKQAVEKLKTGQTLKVICDAPGSAEGSIPKWIEKKGYKFESVKKEDEGIWELYIQKT